A stretch of Imperialibacter roseus DNA encodes these proteins:
- a CDS encoding mechanosensitive ion channel family protein codes for MKLKVLSLLIGIGSCFAGQAKQADSLVIKSDSLEQARKAQHISDSIANQLEEYSNLVRRSEQKRIDDSVKKAELLQQITLLKENDKLKQADLLRQVKNIEIQDSTRKAEQLKRINQLKETAVGYPVTPFGDTLFMVFTKLGPVMPKERAANITKKIEVLYQDDSFKPDSLQVILNESTADITFGEMILMSVTDTDALWVGQDKKALATAHAAAISKSIEAERDANSWKNILLRAALTMLIIAGTYGLIYLLNRLFRKLNLLIIVKKDSIFHGIKFRDYEILPPKRELDLTLRISTILKWAVFGLLMYISLPLLFSVFPFTRGWAATLFGWVWQPTKGILVSFFSYLPNVFSIAIIYLATHYAIKFIKFVAQEIAAERLKFTGFYADWAMPTFNIVKVLLYAFMFVVIFPYLPGSDSKIFQGVSVFLGILFSLGSSTAIANAVAGLVITYMRPFKVGDRVKIDDIVGDVVEKSLLVTRIRTPKNEDITVPNASILGGKTVNYSTSSKELGLVLHTTVTIGYDVPWRQVHELLIAAAVATEGINDKPTPFILQTSLDDYYVSYQLNAYTSEPNKMPRTYSDLHQNIQDKFNESGVEILSPHYRALRDGNMVTIPASYLPKDYQAPVFNVSSHQSGSPTKKD; via the coding sequence ATGAAACTCAAAGTTTTATCACTCCTCATAGGTATAGGCAGCTGCTTTGCCGGCCAGGCAAAGCAGGCTGACAGTTTGGTTATAAAGTCCGATTCACTCGAACAAGCCAGGAAAGCGCAACATATCAGCGACTCCATTGCCAACCAACTGGAGGAATACTCCAACCTTGTCAGACGAAGCGAACAAAAGCGTATCGACGATTCGGTAAAAAAGGCCGAGCTTCTTCAACAAATCACCCTGCTAAAGGAAAATGACAAGCTGAAACAAGCCGATCTGCTCCGTCAGGTCAAGAACATCGAAATACAGGATTCTACAAGAAAGGCCGAGCAACTCAAAAGAATCAATCAGCTGAAGGAAACGGCGGTAGGTTATCCTGTTACCCCGTTCGGTGATACTTTGTTTATGGTTTTCACAAAGCTGGGCCCGGTGATGCCTAAAGAAAGAGCAGCCAATATCACAAAAAAGATTGAAGTGCTTTATCAGGACGACAGCTTCAAACCCGATTCTCTCCAGGTTATTCTTAACGAGTCGACGGCCGACATCACGTTTGGGGAAATGATTCTGATGAGTGTGACCGACACAGATGCACTCTGGGTGGGGCAGGACAAGAAAGCACTGGCCACAGCACACGCTGCTGCGATATCAAAAAGCATTGAAGCTGAAAGGGATGCCAATAGCTGGAAAAATATACTATTGAGGGCAGCGCTTACCATGCTCATCATTGCAGGCACATACGGCTTAATTTATCTACTCAATCGACTTTTCCGCAAACTCAATCTTTTGATCATCGTCAAGAAGGATTCAATTTTCCATGGCATCAAGTTCAGAGACTACGAAATTCTTCCTCCCAAACGTGAGCTGGATTTAACCCTGCGAATTAGCACGATTCTGAAGTGGGCAGTATTCGGGTTGCTGATGTATATCTCGCTTCCATTGCTTTTCAGCGTATTTCCCTTCACAAGAGGGTGGGCCGCCACTCTTTTCGGTTGGGTTTGGCAGCCCACAAAAGGGATCCTGGTTTCTTTTTTCAGTTACCTGCCTAATGTATTTTCTATAGCAATTATCTATCTGGCAACGCACTACGCTATCAAGTTTATAAAATTTGTGGCGCAAGAGATTGCCGCTGAAAGGCTCAAGTTCACGGGCTTCTATGCCGACTGGGCAATGCCTACATTTAATATCGTCAAAGTGTTGCTTTATGCCTTTATGTTTGTGGTTATTTTCCCCTATCTGCCAGGATCCGACTCTAAGATCTTTCAGGGCGTTTCTGTCTTCCTTGGTATTCTTTTTTCGCTGGGCTCTTCCACTGCGATTGCCAATGCAGTAGCGGGTCTTGTTATCACATACATGCGTCCCTTCAAGGTAGGTGACAGGGTCAAGATTGACGACATTGTTGGAGACGTAGTCGAAAAGTCGCTGCTGGTTACCCGCATTCGTACGCCTAAAAACGAAGACATTACAGTGCCAAACGCCAGTATCCTTGGGGGTAAAACCGTCAACTATTCCACCTCCAGCAAAGAGCTTGGCCTTGTGCTGCACACCACCGTCACTATTGGCTATGATGTTCCCTGGAGGCAGGTGCATGAGCTGCTGATTGCTGCAGCAGTGGCCACTGAAGGCATCAACGACAAGCCCACGCCGTTCATTTTGCAGACAAGCCTTGATGATTACTATGTATCGTACCAGCTCAATGCCTATACCTCCGAGCCCAACAAAATGCCAAGGACTTACTCCGATCTGCACCAAAATATTCAGGATAAGTTCAATGAAAGTGGGGTAGAAATATTGTCGCCGCACTACCGTGCCCTGCGGGACGGTAACATGGTCACAATTCCAGCTAGCTATCTGCCAAAGGACTATCAGGCACCGGTGTTCAATGTGAGTAGTCATCAGAGCGGCTCGCCGACAAAGAAAGACTAA
- a CDS encoding S10 family peptidase translates to MKKLLYLSFIILYFGDAIAQEKESEKPTGPIPEGEVATTKQTVKINGTTIELTAKAGTVQLRDENNEPIALFGFTSYVKEGAPSTRPIVFSYNGGPGSSSFWLHMGVMGPKRIVVNDPNFNSAAPYQLVNNDYSILDVADLVMIDPVGTGLSVPIGKAKFEDFWGVDQDIRSISLFITQYLIDNSRMNSPKFLLGESYGTFRNAGVMNSLLDQGIAMNGVIMVSAVFDLRTLLFPPNDDLPYIVHFPTYAATAWYHNKVANKPATVEAYMTTVRKFTEEEYAPALFKGDQLSGGEKSAMAAKLSALSGVSSDYWLKADLRVQADEFFQELLRDEGNTVGRLDSRYKGISQDGIGQFADYDPQSAAISPAYIQGFLHYFHNDLKVNKKLTYTVTAGRRDGFKWDWKHKGNFAWGATAAINTGIDMAEAMSKAPNMKVLILNGYYDIATVFYGVEHSINHLGLTKEVKDNIIMKYYEAGHMMYTHQPSLEKFKKDVGTFIVENAR, encoded by the coding sequence ATGAAAAAACTACTCTATCTCTCATTCATTATTCTTTACTTTGGTGACGCCATAGCACAAGAAAAGGAAAGTGAAAAACCAACCGGGCCGATCCCAGAAGGTGAAGTGGCCACCACCAAACAAACGGTAAAAATTAATGGCACCACCATAGAACTGACTGCCAAAGCTGGCACTGTTCAGCTTCGGGACGAGAACAATGAGCCTATTGCCCTTTTTGGCTTTACGAGCTACGTAAAGGAAGGTGCTCCGTCCACCAGGCCCATCGTTTTCTCCTACAATGGCGGACCAGGTTCTTCCTCATTTTGGCTTCACATGGGCGTAATGGGTCCGAAAAGGATTGTAGTGAACGATCCAAACTTCAACTCAGCGGCTCCTTACCAGCTTGTTAATAACGATTACTCGATCCTCGATGTCGCCGACCTGGTAATGATTGATCCCGTGGGTACCGGGCTGAGCGTGCCGATCGGTAAAGCTAAATTCGAAGACTTCTGGGGCGTAGACCAGGATATTCGCAGCATCAGTCTCTTCATCACGCAGTATCTGATTGACAACAGCCGCATGAACTCGCCCAAGTTTTTGCTGGGAGAGAGCTATGGCACTTTCAGAAACGCCGGAGTGATGAACAGCCTGCTCGATCAGGGCATTGCCATGAATGGGGTCATCATGGTGTCGGCTGTTTTCGACCTGAGGACGCTGCTCTTTCCTCCTAACGACGACCTGCCCTACATAGTGCATTTCCCAACCTATGCAGCCACGGCCTGGTACCACAACAAGGTGGCCAACAAACCAGCCACCGTAGAAGCTTACATGACAACAGTGCGAAAATTCACCGAAGAGGAGTATGCTCCAGCCCTTTTTAAAGGCGATCAGCTTTCAGGGGGGGAGAAATCCGCTATGGCAGCAAAGCTAAGTGCACTTTCTGGTGTTTCATCCGACTATTGGCTCAAAGCCGACCTCAGGGTGCAGGCCGATGAGTTTTTTCAGGAGCTGCTAAGAGACGAAGGGAATACCGTAGGTCGGCTCGACTCCAGGTACAAAGGCATCAGCCAGGATGGCATCGGCCAGTTTGCTGACTACGATCCGCAAAGTGCTGCGATCTCACCGGCCTATATCCAGGGCTTTCTTCACTACTTCCACAACGACCTGAAGGTGAATAAAAAATTGACCTACACAGTTACAGCGGGAAGAAGAGACGGCTTCAAGTGGGACTGGAAGCATAAAGGCAACTTTGCCTGGGGAGCAACCGCCGCTATTAATACGGGCATCGACATGGCCGAAGCCATGAGCAAGGCGCCCAATATGAAAGTATTGATCCTCAACGGTTACTACGATATTGCTACCGTATTTTATGGTGTAGAGCACAGCATCAACCACCTTGGGCTGACCAAAGAAGTGAAGGACAATATTATTATGAAGTATTACGAGGCTGGCCATATGATGTACACTCACCAACCTTCATTGGAGAAGTTCAAGAAAGACGTCGGGACGTTCATTGTGGAAAATGCCAGATAG
- a CDS encoding maleylpyruvate isomerase N-terminal domain-containing protein, whose protein sequence is MFRPLDEALMKLLASLNDDDWQKPTPAKHWNVKDVAAHLLDGNLRTLSIQRDGYFGEAPPPIKTYEDLVGWLNLLNADWVKASKRLSPNVLRILHQATGPLTSAYYESLPLWDEAIFAVDWAGESKSYNWMHLAREYTEKWHHQQQIREAVGKPGIMTRAFFFPMIATYFTALPHTFRNIAAPEGTLVTATVSGQVGGAWHLERQNSNWVLVDKPGRVPDTAVEIAPELAWKLFSKNIRPGDVKDRLKVEGDKLLAAQVLQMVSVMA, encoded by the coding sequence TTGTTTCGTCCACTTGACGAAGCGCTGATGAAGCTGCTGGCCTCATTGAATGACGATGACTGGCAAAAGCCAACGCCTGCGAAGCACTGGAACGTGAAGGATGTCGCTGCCCATTTGCTGGACGGTAATCTTAGAACTTTGTCTATCCAACGTGATGGCTACTTTGGCGAAGCACCTCCTCCGATAAAAACTTATGAAGACCTTGTCGGCTGGCTCAATCTGCTCAACGCTGATTGGGTAAAAGCCAGCAAAAGACTGAGCCCGAATGTTCTTCGAATACTTCACCAGGCAACGGGCCCGCTGACCTCTGCCTATTATGAGTCACTGCCTTTGTGGGACGAAGCGATTTTCGCTGTGGATTGGGCGGGTGAGTCGAAAAGCTACAACTGGATGCACCTGGCCCGGGAATACACTGAGAAGTGGCACCACCAGCAGCAGATAAGGGAAGCTGTTGGGAAGCCCGGCATCATGACCAGGGCATTTTTCTTTCCCATGATAGCCACCTACTTCACGGCCCTGCCACATACTTTCAGAAATATAGCAGCGCCTGAGGGGACGCTGGTCACTGCTACGGTAAGCGGCCAGGTGGGTGGAGCGTGGCATTTGGAAAGGCAAAATTCGAACTGGGTGCTGGTTGACAAGCCCGGCCGGGTGCCAGATACTGCTGTGGAAATAGCCCCCGAACTAGCCTGGAAGCTATTTTCGAAAAACATCAGGCCAGGCGACGTCAAAGACCGGCTTAAAGTAGAGGGTGATAAACTTCTGGCAGCTCAGGTACTCCAAATGGTGTCAGTAATGGCATGA
- a CDS encoding MFS transporter has protein sequence MSKTPPKASAILPIIVLAQFACTSLWFAGNAVSRDLVVLYQLGDGTPGHLTSAVQFGFISGTLVFALLGVSDRFPPSRVFMVCALLGATANLLVLLPDQGLTSLLVIRFATGFFLAGIYPVGMKIASDYHEKGLGKALGFLVGALVLGTAFPHLIKSIGQGLSWQIVFICTSTISALGGIFLFLTVPDGPFRKPSVKIDLLVSLEVFKKKDFRRAAFGYFGHMWELYAFWAFVPIVFSLYQDSHPLTTLNVSFLSFIVIGAGAFSCIAGGYISAARGSKFVAQMALTISGLCCLLSPFGYQLPFALFIVFLLIWGASVVADSPQFSTLVAQSAPKENTGTALTIVNCLGFSITIFSIEVVQWLMHYGSPTLALLALAPGPVLGVLATVRKNK, from the coding sequence ATGAGCAAAACACCACCCAAAGCCAGCGCTATCCTCCCCATCATTGTATTGGCCCAATTTGCCTGCACGTCGTTGTGGTTTGCAGGCAATGCTGTATCAAGAGACCTCGTTGTTTTGTATCAGCTAGGCGACGGCACGCCGGGTCACTTAACAAGCGCTGTTCAGTTTGGCTTCATTAGCGGCACACTGGTGTTTGCGCTCCTTGGTGTCTCGGATCGCTTCCCCCCTTCCAGGGTTTTTATGGTATGTGCGCTGCTAGGCGCAACAGCCAACCTGTTGGTGCTTTTACCCGATCAGGGGCTGACCTCTTTGTTAGTCATCAGGTTCGCTACGGGCTTTTTTCTGGCTGGCATTTATCCCGTGGGGATGAAGATTGCTTCAGATTATCATGAAAAAGGGCTCGGCAAGGCGCTGGGCTTTCTTGTCGGAGCCCTGGTACTTGGCACGGCCTTCCCTCATTTAATCAAGAGCATTGGGCAGGGGCTTAGCTGGCAAATCGTTTTTATCTGCACATCAACCATTTCGGCTCTGGGAGGCATTTTCTTGTTTCTCACTGTACCTGACGGGCCATTCCGCAAACCAAGCGTTAAAATTGACTTGCTTGTTTCGCTGGAAGTCTTCAAAAAGAAAGACTTTCGAAGGGCTGCGTTCGGCTACTTTGGCCACATGTGGGAGCTTTATGCATTCTGGGCCTTCGTTCCTATTGTGTTTTCACTCTACCAGGATAGCCACCCCTTAACCACATTAAACGTATCCTTTCTCTCCTTTATCGTCATTGGAGCAGGTGCCTTTTCTTGTATTGCAGGCGGCTATATTTCAGCAGCACGAGGCAGTAAATTTGTTGCCCAAATGGCGCTGACTATTTCCGGCTTGTGTTGCCTTTTGTCTCCTTTTGGCTACCAGCTGCCCTTTGCTCTTTTTATTGTGTTTCTACTCATTTGGGGAGCTTCTGTTGTGGCCGATTCGCCGCAGTTCTCTACGCTGGTTGCTCAGTCGGCACCGAAGGAGAATACAGGTACGGCGCTCACAATTGTTAACTGCCTAGGCTTTTCCATAACAATTTTCAGTATCGAAGTGGTGCAGTGGCTCATGCACTATGGCTCACCCACCTTAGCCCTCCTGGCCCTTGCCCCGGGCCCTGTTTTAGGCGTATTGGCTACTGTCAGGAAGAATAAATAG
- a CDS encoding cation:proton antiporter domain-containing protein — MDMLNAYSETIAISIIIIASYFFNQFSKKTNIPSVLLLIGLGVGLQELLNFYDINLERGIMEALELLGVVGLIMIVLEAALDLKLTKEKKPLLIKSFLVALLSLIATSIGIAYLLKYFFFNDFYTALIYAVPLSILSSAIIIPSVGNLSSSKKEFMIYESTFSDILGIMFFYFLLGSAETTTTSGVVWEVSSSILITIALSIIISYSLVLLLQKLTTKVKLFFLIAVLVLLYSTGKMFHLSSLLIIMVFGLVLSNHTIFFRGKLKKLIDETALKHILEDFHVVTMESAFVVRTFFFVIFGMTLDFSGLTDVLALVTSLTILVLTYVVRYILLKSIVVKNISPQIWIAPRGLITVLLFFSIPDEWKNDAFSDAILLIVIIATSVFMTLGLVFKKQDFEDKNELEFTDWDKLDKEIEALSKTK; from the coding sequence ATGGACATGCTAAATGCCTATAGCGAAACTATCGCTATTTCGATCATCATCATTGCTTCTTACTTTTTTAATCAATTCTCGAAGAAAACCAATATACCAAGTGTATTGCTCCTAATTGGCTTGGGTGTTGGCCTTCAGGAGCTTTTAAACTTCTACGACATCAACCTGGAAAGGGGTATTATGGAGGCACTGGAGCTATTGGGCGTGGTTGGCCTTATCATGATTGTGCTCGAAGCTGCCCTCGATTTGAAGCTTACGAAAGAAAAAAAGCCCCTTCTGATAAAATCTTTTTTAGTGGCATTGTTGTCGCTCATTGCTACGTCCATTGGTATTGCCTACCTCCTCAAGTATTTTTTCTTCAACGATTTCTACACGGCACTGATATACGCTGTACCCCTTTCAATCCTCAGCAGTGCTATCATCATTCCCAGCGTTGGCAACCTGTCGAGCTCCAAAAAGGAGTTTATGATTTATGAAAGCACCTTTTCAGATATCCTGGGGATCATGTTTTTTTACTTTTTGCTCGGTAGTGCCGAAACCACCACCACATCCGGAGTGGTGTGGGAGGTGTCGAGCAGCATCCTGATTACTATCGCCCTTTCTATCATTATCAGTTACTCACTGGTGCTTCTGCTACAAAAGCTAACGACCAAAGTAAAACTGTTCTTTCTCATAGCTGTTTTGGTGCTCTTGTATTCAACCGGCAAAATGTTTCACCTCTCCTCCCTTCTCATCATTATGGTATTCGGCCTTGTGTTGAGCAATCACACCATTTTCTTTAGGGGCAAGCTGAAAAAGCTGATCGATGAAACAGCCCTGAAACATATACTGGAAGACTTCCATGTGGTGACAATGGAGTCGGCCTTTGTGGTGAGAACTTTCTTTTTTGTCATTTTCGGAATGACACTGGATTTCTCAGGCCTTACCGACGTGTTGGCACTCGTCACTTCCCTTACCATTTTAGTGCTGACTTATGTGGTAAGGTACATTTTACTGAAGTCGATTGTTGTCAAAAATATCAGCCCTCAAATTTGGATTGCCCCCAGAGGTTTAATCACCGTTCTTTTATTTTTTTCCATTCCTGACGAATGGAAAAATGACGCCTTCAGTGATGCCATTCTTTTGATAGTTATCATTGCAACAAGTGTTTTTATGACACTCGGGCTTGTTTTCAAGAAGCAGGACTTTGAGGACAAAAATGAGCTTGAATTCACTGATTGGGACAAGCTTGACAAAGAAATAGAAGCTCTCTCGAAAACAAAGTGA
- a CDS encoding lysophospholipid acyltransferase family protein — MFTLFYHCFIKPVSLLPSWLLYGISDFLSFILFYGGFYRKSIVIKQITASFPEKSPDEVLEITRKFYSHFCDLMVESLMIFSISREEAIRRCTISGEQVFKDLFAENKNIIIAGGHYNNWEMLAVAIDEQIPHQAMALYTPLANKGFDRLMRNSRGKYGLQLYPKKRFWEIFEARDGPLFAAVFGADQFPTKSKNVFWTTFLNQETCVAFGTEKYAVEQDCAVVFGRIIKVKRGCYQMDFELITKDATKEPFGAITKKHVALLEADIKRHPEYWLWTHRRWKRSRPVDQPIH; from the coding sequence ATGTTTACCCTGTTCTACCACTGCTTTATCAAGCCAGTTTCCCTATTGCCCTCCTGGTTGCTCTATGGCATTTCGGATTTTCTTTCGTTTATCCTGTTCTATGGCGGATTCTACAGAAAATCAATCGTTATCAAACAAATAACCGCATCGTTCCCGGAAAAGTCGCCAGACGAGGTGCTGGAAATTACCCGTAAGTTCTATTCGCACTTTTGTGACCTGATGGTGGAATCTTTGATGATTTTCAGCATATCCAGGGAGGAGGCCATTCGAAGGTGCACAATTTCCGGCGAGCAGGTATTCAAAGATCTCTTTGCAGAAAACAAGAATATCATCATCGCCGGGGGGCACTACAACAACTGGGAAATGCTGGCTGTGGCCATCGACGAGCAAATTCCACATCAGGCTATGGCCCTGTACACACCTCTTGCTAATAAGGGATTTGATCGGCTCATGAGAAACTCCAGAGGCAAATACGGCCTACAGCTATATCCGAAGAAACGATTTTGGGAGATTTTTGAAGCCAGAGACGGGCCGCTCTTTGCTGCCGTGTTTGGTGCCGACCAGTTCCCCACAAAGAGTAAGAACGTTTTTTGGACCACTTTCCTCAACCAGGAAACCTGCGTGGCTTTCGGAACCGAAAAATATGCAGTAGAACAAGACTGTGCCGTCGTCTTTGGCCGGATCATCAAAGTTAAAAGAGGCTGCTACCAAATGGACTTTGAATTGATTACGAAGGACGCTACCAAAGAACCCTTTGGCGCCATCACAAAAAAACACGTAGCATTGCTGGAAGCCGATATAAAAAGACATCCTGAGTATTGGTTATGGACGCACAGGCGGTGGAAGAGGAGCCGACCCGTCGATCAGCCGATCCACTAA
- a CDS encoding transporter, with protein sequence MAIPTLPKPSHQLMVGLLLMLVFSCLSIQKAAAQYNPTIRSARPGQSVGPFTTGKNVFQVQTGGTYNGYSLDNTDLTGTNYTYLASLRYGILEKLEIRSAFALRHDKTSSSDMTAGGLGLWNAGVRYNLLDGHGDKPSLGIQADARFTAVDEDYKAANLAPRIMLIHGQRLTDKLGLTTNWAVAWTGNNTDPAFNYTVNISFPLSEKVGSFIENYGTVFNGDFDNRWDTGLSYLVNNDFLLDMSVGYGKNDGVSDWFVDAGVSWRVKFGGKQ encoded by the coding sequence ATGGCTATTCCTACACTACCAAAGCCAAGCCATCAACTGATGGTTGGCCTGCTACTGATGCTCGTGTTTTCTTGCCTCTCAATACAAAAGGCCGCTGCTCAGTACAACCCCACCATTCGCAGTGCCAGGCCGGGTCAGTCGGTTGGGCCGTTTACCACCGGGAAAAATGTTTTTCAGGTGCAAACCGGAGGTACCTACAACGGTTACTCGTTAGACAATACTGACCTCACCGGTACTAACTACACCTATCTGGCGTCGTTGCGGTATGGAATTCTTGAAAAGCTCGAGATCAGGTCTGCTTTTGCTCTGCGCCACGACAAAACGAGTTCCTCAGATATGACCGCAGGTGGTTTGGGCTTGTGGAACGCTGGCGTCCGCTACAACCTGCTTGATGGTCATGGGGACAAACCCTCGCTCGGTATTCAGGCTGACGCCCGATTTACTGCCGTGGATGAGGACTACAAAGCGGCCAACCTCGCTCCCAGAATCATGCTTATTCACGGCCAGAGGCTCACCGACAAACTGGGGCTTACCACCAACTGGGCCGTGGCATGGACGGGCAACAACACTGATCCGGCATTTAACTACACAGTGAATATTTCTTTTCCTCTTTCTGAAAAGGTGGGGAGCTTTATTGAAAACTATGGCACTGTATTCAATGGTGATTTCGACAACAGGTGGGATACTGGCCTCTCCTATCTTGTCAACAACGATTTCCTTCTCGATATGTCAGTCGGTTATGGGAAAAATGACGGAGTCAGCGATTGGTTTGTTGATGCAGGGGTGTCATGGCGGGTTAAGTTCGGGGGAAAACAATAA